Genomic segment of Prochlorococcus marinus CUG1433:
TTTTATTTTTAATGCTTCTTGCCATGATTTATCAATAATTTTTTCTAGAGCAGAAGCATGTAATTGTGTGATTCCAATTCTTTGGATTAAGACTTGTTTAGGAATTTTACCAAGTCTAAATCCCGGAATTTTAGCCGAACGACTAATAGAACTGATTGTCTCATTAATACATGTTTTGCATGTCTCAGATGGTATTTCTAATTCAAATGAGATTCTACTTTGAGGCAGAGGAGTTGTTTTGACTATTAATGCTTCTTTAGCCATTTTTTTATTTATTACTAAAAGCCGAATCTTAATTATTTCACATTATGTGATTTCCTTGAAAGTTATTTTTTTGATAAAGTAAAAAAAATAGTCAATCTATTTATAAAAATCATTTTAAAGTGTGAGACAATCTCCGTTTTTGCCTAATAGGCCATTAAAAGTTGCTGTTTTAGGATCTTCAGGTGCTGTTGGATCTGAATTACTCAAAATTCTAGAGCAACGTGATTTCCCAATATCAGAATTGGTCTTGCTTTCATCAGAGCGTTCAGAAGGAAAAAAAATTATTTGGAAAGATGAAGAATTAGTTACAAAAAAAACAACTAAGGAAGCATTTCTGAATCTTGATTTAGTTTTAGCTTCAGCTGGTGGAAGTATTTCAAAAAAATGGTTGTCTACCATTATGGAACAGAATGCTTTATTGATAGATAATTCAAGTGCTTTCAGATTAGATAAGAATGTACCTCTTGTAGTTCCTGAAGTTAATGCTAGTGAAGTACTAAATCATAATGGGGTAATAGCTAATCCAAACTGCACTACAATTTTGTTGACATTAGTTTTAGCTCCATTAAATAAAATTTCGACTATTCAAAGAGTTGTTGTCTCAACATATCAATCTGTAAGTGGTGCAGGTCAATTAGCGATGGAGGAACTAAAACTTTTAACTGAAAAATATCTTCAGGGTAATGCTCAAAAAAGTGAAGTTTTGCCATATTCACTGGCTTTTAATTTGTTTTTACATAATTCACCCATGCTCGCAAATAATTACTGCGAAGAAGAGATGAAAATGGTTAATGAGACCAGGAAAATATTAAATATTGTTGATTTAAAGATTTCTGCTACATGTGTTCGAGTTCCAGTACTTAGAGCACATTCTGAATCGATCAATATTGAATTTGCTGGAGTAGTTGAGCCTAAAGATGCTCTTAAAGAATTAAAAAAATCTCCTGGAATTGAAATTATTGAGGATTACAAAAATAATAGATTTCCTATGCCAAATGACGTTATGGGAAGGGATAATGTTGCTGTTGGCAGGCTAAGAACTGATATAAGTCAGCCTAATGGATTAGAATTATGGTTATGTGGAGATCAAATAAGAAAAGGCGCAGCTCTTAATGCTGTTCAAATAGCTGAGTTATTAATTCCAAAAAAATGATTCCAGACAAAACTGAGAGTAATAAACCACTATTTGGAAAAATATTAACTGCAATGGTTACTCCATTTACTGAAAATGGAGATGTAGATTATGAGCTAGCCATAAAGCTCTCAAATTATCTTTTTGAGAACGGTTCTGATGGAATAGTGTTATGTGGTACTACTGGAGAATCTCCGACCCTTTCATGGATTGAACAGCATGATTTATTTATTGCGGTAAAAGGATCTTTAGACTCAAGCTGTAAAGTAATAGTTGGCACTGGTAGTAACTGTACAAGCGAGGCTGTGGAAGCTACAAAAAAAGCCTACAACTCAGGTGCCGATGGTGCTTTGGTTGTTGTTCCCTATTACAATAAGCCACCCCAAGAAGGTCTTTATAAACATTTCAGTTCTATTGCTAATTCTGCAAAGGATTTACCTCTAATGCTCTACAACATTCCAGGAAGGACAGGATGCAATTTATTACCTGATACTGTAAAGAAACTTATGGATTTCTCAAATATTCTCAGTATTAAAGCTGCAAGCGGTAGAATAGAAGAAGTAACAGAATTAAGAGCTATTTGTGGCTCCGAACTCTCTGTATATAGTGGCGACGATTCATTGTTGCTTCCAATGTTATCTGTAGGTGCTGTAGGAGTAGTAAGTGTTGCAAGTCATTTGGTTGGGTTGCAATTGAAAGAAATGATTCATTCCTTTCAAACTGGAGAGGTTTCCAATGCGCTTTCTATTCATGAAAAACTTCAGCCTC
This window contains:
- a CDS encoding aspartate-semialdehyde dehydrogenase → MRQSPFLPNRPLKVAVLGSSGAVGSELLKILEQRDFPISELVLLSSERSEGKKIIWKDEELVTKKTTKEAFLNLDLVLASAGGSISKKWLSTIMEQNALLIDNSSAFRLDKNVPLVVPEVNASEVLNHNGVIANPNCTTILLTLVLAPLNKISTIQRVVVSTYQSVSGAGQLAMEELKLLTEKYLQGNAQKSEVLPYSLAFNLFLHNSPMLANNYCEEEMKMVNETRKILNIVDLKISATCVRVPVLRAHSESINIEFAGVVEPKDALKELKKSPGIEIIEDYKNNRFPMPNDVMGRDNVAVGRLRTDISQPNGLELWLCGDQIRKGAALNAVQIAELLIPKK
- the dapA gene encoding 4-hydroxy-tetrahydrodipicolinate synthase, which translates into the protein MIPDKTESNKPLFGKILTAMVTPFTENGDVDYELAIKLSNYLFENGSDGIVLCGTTGESPTLSWIEQHDLFIAVKGSLDSSCKVIVGTGSNCTSEAVEATKKAYNSGADGALVVVPYYNKPPQEGLYKHFSSIANSAKDLPLMLYNIPGRTGCNLLPDTVKKLMDFSNILSIKAASGRIEEVTELRAICGSELSVYSGDDSLLLPMLSVGAVGVVSVASHLVGLQLKEMIHSFQTGEVSNALSIHEKLQPLFKALFMTTNPIPIKAALELSGWNVGNPRSPLSPLSNDMRKQLSFILKSLQ